One Thermus sp. CCB_US3_UF1 DNA window includes the following coding sequences:
- a CDS encoding arginine--tRNA ligase yields the protein MVRRALEEAIHHALKEMGLDLRPRVAKAPKDKPGDYGVPLFALAKELKRPPQALALELKDRLDLPPFVEEAIPVGGYLNFRIRTEDLLREALRPKAPLPKREGLVLIEHTSVNPNKELHVGHLRNIALGDALARILAYAGREVLVLNYIDDTGRQAAETLFALRHYRLAWDGKEKYDHFAGRAYVRLHQDPEYEALQEGIAEVLHALERGELREEVNRILLAQMETMRALNAHYDLLVWESDIVRAGLLGKALEILEKSPHVFRPSEGKYAGALVMDASPFIPGLEDPYFVLVRSGGAATYYAKDIAFQFWKMGLLEGLRFRPYENPHYPGLRTSAPEGEAYTPRARETINVIDVRQSHPQALVRAALALAGHPELAQGAFHLAYETVLLEGRQMSGRKGLAVSVDEVLEEASKRALSIVQEKNPAHPAKEEAARMVALGAIRFAMVKTEPKKQIDFRYSEALSFEGDTGPYVQYAHARAHSILRKAGSLGEGAPLDLAQATPYERDLALALLDFEEAVLEAAEEKTPHVLAQYLLDLAAAWNAYYNAKEGGQAATPVLTAPKGLRELRLGLVGSVQTTLQTGLSLLGIPAPEVM from the coding sequence ATGGTGCGCCGCGCCCTGGAAGAGGCTATCCACCACGCCCTAAAGGAGATGGGCCTGGACCTAAGGCCCCGGGTGGCCAAGGCCCCCAAGGACAAGCCCGGGGACTACGGGGTTCCCCTTTTCGCCCTGGCCAAGGAGCTTAAACGCCCCCCCCAGGCCCTGGCCCTGGAGCTCAAAGACCGCCTGGACCTGCCCCCCTTCGTGGAGGAGGCCATCCCCGTGGGGGGGTACCTGAACTTCCGGATCCGCACGGAGGACCTGCTCCGGGAGGCCCTGCGCCCCAAAGCCCCCCTGCCCAAGCGGGAGGGTCTGGTGCTCATCGAGCACACCTCGGTGAACCCCAACAAGGAGCTCCACGTGGGCCACCTCAGGAACATCGCCCTGGGGGATGCCCTGGCCCGCATCCTGGCCTACGCCGGGCGGGAGGTCCTGGTCCTCAACTACATTGACGATACGGGCCGCCAGGCGGCGGAAACCCTCTTTGCCCTGAGGCACTACCGCCTGGCCTGGGACGGAAAGGAGAAGTACGACCACTTCGCGGGCCGGGCCTACGTGCGCTTGCACCAGGACCCGGAGTACGAGGCCCTCCAGGAAGGCATCGCCGAGGTCCTCCACGCCCTGGAGCGGGGGGAGTTGCGGGAGGAGGTGAACCGCATCCTCCTGGCCCAGATGGAGACCATGCGGGCCCTGAACGCCCACTACGACCTCCTGGTCTGGGAGTCGGACATCGTGCGGGCAGGGCTTTTGGGCAAGGCCCTGGAAATCCTGGAGAAGAGCCCCCACGTCTTCCGCCCCTCCGAGGGCAAGTACGCGGGGGCCCTGGTGATGGACGCCAGCCCCTTTATCCCGGGCCTCGAGGACCCCTACTTCGTCCTGGTCCGCTCCGGGGGCGCGGCCACCTACTACGCCAAGGACATCGCCTTTCAGTTCTGGAAGATGGGCCTTCTGGAGGGGCTACGCTTCCGTCCCTACGAAAACCCCCACTACCCCGGCCTGCGCACCAGCGCCCCCGAGGGGGAGGCCTATACCCCCAGGGCGCGGGAGACCATCAACGTCATCGACGTCCGCCAGAGCCACCCCCAGGCCCTGGTGCGGGCTGCCTTGGCCCTGGCGGGCCACCCCGAGCTGGCCCAGGGGGCCTTCCACCTGGCCTACGAAACCGTGCTCTTGGAAGGCCGGCAGATGTCGGGGCGCAAGGGCTTGGCGGTGAGCGTGGACGAGGTGCTGGAGGAGGCGAGCAAGCGGGCCCTTTCCATCGTCCAGGAGAAAAACCCCGCCCACCCCGCCAAGGAGGAGGCAGCCCGGATGGTGGCCCTGGGGGCCATCCGCTTCGCCATGGTGAAGACCGAGCCCAAAAAGCAGATCGACTTCCGCTACAGCGAGGCCCTTTCCTTTGAGGGGGACACCGGCCCCTACGTCCAGTACGCCCACGCCCGGGCCCACAGCATCCTGCGCAAGGCCGGAAGCCTAGGGGAAGGAGCCCCTTTGGACCTTGCCCAGGCCACCCCCTACGAGCGGGACCTGGCCCTCGCCCTCCTGGACTTTGAAGAGGCCGTCCTGGAAGCCGCCGAGGAGAAAACGCCCCACGTCCTGGCCCAGTACCTCTTGGACCTGGCCGCCGCCTGGAACGCCTACTACAACGCCAAGGAAGGGGGGCAGGCCGCCACCCCGGTCCTCACCGCCCCTAAGGGCCTCCGCGAGCTCCGCCTGGGCCTGGTGGGGAGCGTGCAGACCACGTTGCAGACGGGGCTTTCCCTCCTGGGCATCCCCGCCCCTGAGGTAATGTAA
- a CDS encoding S1C family serine protease encodes MRLLFLALFLLFALGQRLVSPEEVARSQVIQKALPAVVRVQGSPTTPGGEQVVGTGFFVSPFRVVTNYHVVQDLADLTVRLSDGRTFPAEPFAVDPGIDLALLTVRGVQAPGVLGFSKVPTASLPLGMGVVLVGFPYGQGPLASYGILAGVGPLEVPTPDPSVGAEVGEYLFTDAPLTVGNSGSPLLNLQGEVIGVVADVVGGPSGVGGIGVAIPAELVAQSVQDLERFGIPQRGWLGASLVSLDELPPVLLRAVGLTTTQGAMVDRVEPGGPAARAGLRGAQRDAQGRLLALGDVILAINGKAVKDKAEVVRLIARYRPGDRVRLTLWREGRRLEATLTLVARPRR; translated from the coding sequence ATGCGCCTCCTCTTCCTGGCCCTCTTCCTCCTCTTCGCCCTGGGGCAGCGCCTGGTCTCCCCCGAGGAGGTGGCCCGGAGCCAGGTGATCCAAAAGGCCCTGCCCGCGGTGGTGCGGGTCCAGGGCTCGCCCACCACCCCGGGGGGGGAACAGGTGGTGGGCACGGGGTTTTTCGTGAGCCCCTTCCGGGTGGTGACCAACTACCACGTGGTCCAGGACCTCGCCGACCTCACCGTGCGCCTCTCCGATGGGCGCACCTTCCCCGCCGAACCCTTCGCCGTGGACCCGGGGATCGATCTGGCCCTCCTCACCGTGCGGGGGGTCCAGGCCCCGGGGGTTCTCGGCTTCAGCAAGGTCCCCACGGCCAGCCTGCCCTTGGGGATGGGGGTGGTGCTGGTGGGCTTCCCCTACGGCCAAGGCCCCCTGGCCTCCTACGGCATCCTGGCCGGGGTGGGCCCCCTCGAGGTCCCCACCCCCGACCCCAGCGTGGGGGCCGAGGTGGGGGAGTACCTCTTCACCGATGCCCCCCTCACGGTGGGCAACTCGGGCAGCCCCCTCCTGAACCTGCAGGGGGAGGTGATCGGGGTGGTGGCCGACGTGGTGGGGGGCCCCTCCGGGGTGGGGGGGATTGGCGTGGCCATCCCCGCGGAGCTGGTGGCGCAAAGCGTCCAGGACCTGGAGCGCTTCGGCATCCCCCAGAGGGGGTGGCTGGGGGCCAGCCTGGTAAGCCTGGACGAGCTCCCCCCGGTCCTCCTGCGGGCGGTGGGCCTCACCACCACCCAAGGGGCCATGGTGGACCGGGTGGAGCCCGGGGGGCCGGCGGCCCGGGCGGGGCTGAGGGGGGCGCAAAGGGATGCCCAGGGGAGGCTGCTGGCCCTAGGGGACGTGATCCTGGCCATAAACGGCAAGGCGGTGAAGGACAAGGCCGAGGTGGTGCGGCTCATCGCCCGCTACCGCCCCGGGGACCGGGTCCGGCTCACCCTCTGGCGGGAGGGGAGGCGGCTGGAGGCCACCCTGACCCTGGTGGCCCGGCCCCGCCGGTAG
- a CDS encoding deoxynucleoside kinase, with translation MYIAIEGPIGAGKTTLARLLAQRLGAEPLLEVVEENPFLPLFYQDRKRYAFKAQVFFLLSRYRQLSRLRERPLFGGVVADYLFDKDAIFASLNLEGPEWDLYLELYRELSLKLPPPDLTVYLKAPVPVLLERIRKRGRPFEEGMDPGYLEALSEAYERHFARYPHPLLVLPTEALDYSVAGPDQEEVVARVKAHLSLGV, from the coding sequence GTGTACATCGCCATTGAAGGCCCCATCGGCGCGGGCAAGACCACCCTGGCCAGGCTCCTCGCCCAACGCCTAGGGGCCGAGCCCCTCTTGGAGGTGGTGGAGGAAAACCCCTTCCTCCCCCTTTTCTACCAGGACCGGAAGCGCTACGCCTTCAAGGCCCAGGTCTTCTTCCTCCTCTCCCGCTACCGCCAGCTTTCCCGCCTGCGGGAACGGCCCCTCTTCGGGGGGGTGGTGGCGGACTACCTCTTTGACAAGGACGCCATCTTCGCCAGCCTCAACCTGGAAGGCCCAGAGTGGGACCTCTACCTGGAGCTTTACCGGGAGCTTTCCCTCAAGCTCCCCCCGCCCGACCTCACCGTCTACCTGAAGGCCCCCGTGCCTGTGCTTCTGGAGCGCATCCGCAAACGGGGGCGGCCCTTTGAGGAGGGGATGGACCCAGGGTACCTGGAAGCCCTATCCGAGGCCTATGAGCGCCACTTCGCCCGCTACCCCCACCCCCTTCTGGTCCTCCCCACCGAGGCCCTGGACTACAGCGTGGCGGGGCCGGACCAGGAAGAGGTGGTGGCGCGGGTGAAGGCCCACCTTTCCCTGGGCGTCTAG
- a CDS encoding deoxynucleoside kinase, whose amino-acid sequence MYLAIAGNIGSGKSTLTALLAETFGLKPVYEAVSENPYLEDFYREMGTYAFHSQVFFLARRLRQHLLEVNGAPRVVQDRTVYEDAWVFARHLHRQGHLSERDWRTYLDLFQSVAPALRKPDLLLYLRASLPTLKERIRKRGRPFERAIPEDYLLGLGQLYEELIASWDLCPVHVVEADALDFVERAEDRKALLETLRPLIRP is encoded by the coding sequence ATGTACCTGGCCATCGCCGGCAACATCGGCAGCGGCAAGAGCACCCTCACCGCCCTCCTGGCGGAAACCTTTGGCCTTAAGCCCGTGTACGAGGCGGTGAGCGAGAACCCCTACCTGGAGGACTTCTACCGGGAGATGGGCACCTACGCCTTCCACTCCCAGGTCTTTTTTCTGGCCCGGAGGCTGCGCCAGCACCTCTTGGAGGTGAACGGGGCCCCACGGGTGGTCCAGGACCGCACCGTCTACGAGGACGCCTGGGTCTTCGCCCGGCACCTCCACCGGCAGGGGCACCTCTCGGAGCGGGACTGGCGGACCTACCTGGACCTTTTCCAGAGCGTTGCCCCAGCCCTCCGGAAACCCGACCTTCTCCTCTACTTGCGGGCCAGCCTTCCCACCCTGAAGGAACGGATCCGCAAGCGAGGGCGGCCCTTTGAACGGGCCATCCCCGAGGATTACCTCCTGGGCCTGGGGCAGCTTTACGAGGAGCTCATCGCCTCCTGGGACCTCTGCCCCGTGCACGTGGTGGAGGCGGATGCCCTAGACTTTGTGGAGAGGGCAGAGGACCGGAAGGCGCTCCTGGAGACCCTCCGCCCCCTAATCCGGCCATGA
- a CDS encoding Mur ligase family protein, translating to MTLEELFAPFGLPAPPLEVRGLALDSRRVEPGFVFVAAPGVPLPHRKPLDGHDFIPEALARGAIAVVGERDLTLPVPYLRVADSRLALAQLARRFYGEPDRRLALLGVTASKGKSTTASLLHHLLQGAGVGTALLSTVGLRLGEEARPPVGHFTTPEAPEVYGFLREAADRGLSAAVLEVSSHALALKRVEGLGYRIGVFVSFYPDDHLDLHGTPEAYFAAKALLVARAEVAVLHTGLPHLEGLRSRPHLLVGPGGEVWAQGVREEEGGVGFRLHTPWGQGEVFLPLLGTYNVDNALAAAAAALLYGVPLEGVLQGLATFPGVPGRMEVVQGQPFRVVIDFAHTGKSLEAALSTLRRTTRGRLLLVVGAAGERDPRRREDIGRVAARLADLTFFTEEDHRGEPLEAILQALAQAAEREGGRYALVPDRREAIFRALREARPGDTVLLAGKGHERTLERGGEALPWDEKAVAQEALASLGLG from the coding sequence ATGACCCTAGAGGAACTCTTCGCCCCCTTTGGCCTCCCGGCCCCCCCGCTGGAGGTGCGGGGGCTGGCCCTGGACTCGAGGCGGGTGGAGCCCGGCTTCGTCTTCGTGGCCGCCCCCGGGGTCCCCCTTCCCCACCGCAAGCCCCTGGACGGGCACGATTTCATCCCCGAGGCCCTGGCCCGGGGGGCCATCGCCGTGGTGGGGGAAAGGGACCTCACCCTCCCCGTCCCCTACCTGAGGGTGGCGGATAGCCGCCTGGCCCTGGCCCAGCTGGCCCGGCGGTTTTACGGGGAACCCGACCGGAGGCTAGCCCTCCTGGGGGTTACGGCCTCCAAGGGGAAGAGCACCACGGCGAGCCTCCTCCACCACCTCCTGCAAGGGGCCGGGGTGGGTACGGCCCTCCTCTCCACCGTGGGCCTGCGGCTGGGGGAGGAAGCCCGCCCGCCCGTGGGCCACTTCACCACCCCCGAGGCCCCCGAGGTCTACGGCTTCCTGCGGGAGGCCGCGGATCGGGGACTTTCCGCGGCGGTCTTGGAGGTTTCCAGCCATGCCCTGGCCCTGAAGCGGGTGGAGGGTCTGGGCTACCGCATCGGGGTCTTCGTGAGCTTCTACCCCGACGACCACCTGGACCTGCACGGCACCCCTGAGGCCTACTTTGCCGCCAAGGCCCTCCTGGTGGCCCGGGCGGAGGTGGCCGTGCTGCACACAGGGCTACCCCACCTAGAAGGGCTGCGGTCCCGGCCCCATCTCCTGGTGGGGCCCGGGGGGGAGGTATGGGCCCAAGGGGTGCGGGAGGAGGAGGGGGGGGTGGGGTTCCGGCTCCACACCCCCTGGGGCCAGGGGGAGGTCTTCCTGCCCCTCCTCGGGACCTACAACGTGGACAACGCCCTGGCCGCCGCCGCCGCCGCCCTCCTCTACGGGGTTCCCCTGGAGGGGGTTCTCCAGGGCCTGGCCACCTTCCCCGGGGTTCCGGGGAGGATGGAGGTGGTACAAGGGCAACCTTTCCGCGTGGTCATTGACTTCGCCCACACCGGGAAGAGCCTCGAGGCCGCCCTTTCCACCCTGCGCCGCACCACCCGGGGCCGCCTCCTCCTGGTGGTGGGGGCGGCGGGGGAGCGGGACCCAAGGCGGCGGGAGGACATTGGCCGGGTGGCGGCCCGCCTGGCCGACCTCACCTTCTTCACCGAGGAGGACCACCGCGGGGAGCCCTTGGAGGCCATCCTGCAGGCCCTGGCCCAGGCCGCGGAACGGGAAGGCGGGCGCTACGCCCTGGTCCCCGACCGCCGGGAGGCCATCTTCCGGGCCCTGCGGGAAGCCCGCCCCGGGGACACCGTCCTCCTGGCGGGCAAGGGGCACGAACGCACCCTGGAACGGGGCGGGGAAGCCCTCCCCTGGGACGAGAAGGCCGTGGCCCAGGAAGCCCTAGCCTCCTTGGGCCTCGGCTAG
- the trmFO gene encoding methylenetetrahydrofolate--tRNA-(uracil(54)-C(5))-methyltransferase (FADH(2)-oxidizing) TrmFO, whose amino-acid sequence MERVNVVGAGLAGSEAAWTLVRLGIPVRLYEMRPLRMTPAHSTGGFAEIVCSNSLGGEGPANAKGLLQAEMRLLGSLVMEAAEEARVPAGGALAVDREAFSHLITERLGQHPLVEVVREEVAEVPEGLTVLATGPLTSEPLAEALRRRFGDHFLAYYDAASPIVLYESIDLSKCFRAGRYGQSADYLNCPLTEEEYRRFYQALLQAEKHLGHDWEKLEFFEACVPVEELARRGYQTLLFGPMKPVGLKDPRTGREPFAVVQLRQEDKAGRMWSLVGFQTGLKWPEQKRLIQMIPGLEGAEIVRYGVMHRNTYLNAPRLLWETLEFRAQEGLFAAGVLAGVEGYLESAATGFLAGLNAARRALGLSPVAPPEESMLGGLVRYLATANPEGFQPMYANWGLVPPLEGRMGKKEKREAMYRRGLGAFAAWLSALRPPLPGARELAEAQGG is encoded by the coding sequence ATGGAACGGGTGAACGTGGTGGGGGCAGGCCTGGCGGGGAGCGAGGCCGCCTGGACCCTGGTGCGCCTAGGGATTCCCGTGCGCCTCTACGAGATGCGCCCCCTGCGCATGACCCCTGCCCACAGCACGGGGGGGTTTGCCGAGATCGTCTGCTCCAACTCCTTGGGCGGGGAGGGTCCTGCCAACGCCAAGGGGCTTCTCCAGGCGGAGATGCGCCTCCTGGGCAGCCTGGTCATGGAGGCGGCGGAAGAGGCCCGGGTTCCGGCTGGGGGGGCTTTGGCCGTGGACCGGGAGGCCTTCAGCCACCTCATCACGGAAAGGCTCGGCCAGCACCCCCTGGTGGAGGTGGTGCGGGAGGAGGTGGCGGAGGTTCCGGAGGGCCTCACCGTCTTGGCCACGGGCCCCCTCACCTCCGAGCCCCTGGCCGAGGCCTTGCGGCGCCGTTTCGGCGACCACTTCCTGGCCTACTACGACGCCGCAAGCCCCATCGTCCTCTACGAGAGCATTGACCTGAGCAAGTGCTTCCGCGCAGGCCGCTATGGCCAGAGCGCGGACTACCTCAACTGCCCCCTGACGGAGGAGGAGTACCGCCGTTTCTACCAGGCCCTTTTGCAGGCGGAAAAGCACCTCGGCCATGACTGGGAGAAGCTGGAGTTCTTTGAGGCCTGCGTGCCCGTGGAGGAGCTGGCCCGGCGGGGGTACCAGACCCTTCTCTTTGGCCCCATGAAGCCCGTGGGCCTCAAAGACCCCCGCACGGGCCGGGAGCCTTTTGCCGTGGTCCAGCTGAGGCAGGAGGACAAGGCGGGGCGGATGTGGAGCCTGGTGGGCTTCCAGACCGGGCTCAAGTGGCCGGAGCAGAAGCGCCTCATCCAGATGATCCCGGGGCTGGAAGGGGCGGAGATCGTCCGCTACGGGGTGATGCACCGCAACACCTACCTGAACGCGCCCAGGCTGCTTTGGGAGACCCTGGAGTTCCGGGCCCAGGAAGGGCTTTTCGCCGCCGGGGTGCTGGCGGGGGTGGAGGGCTATTTGGAAAGCGCCGCCACCGGCTTTTTGGCCGGGCTCAACGCCGCCCGGCGGGCCCTGGGCCTTTCCCCGGTGGCCCCGCCGGAGGAGAGCATGCTGGGGGGGCTGGTGCGCTACCTGGCCACGGCCAACCCCGAGGGTTTCCAGCCCATGTACGCCAACTGGGGCCTGGTCCCTCCCCTCGAGGGCCGCATGGGCAAGAAGGAGAAGCGAGAGGCCATGTACCGGCGGGGCCTGGGGGCCTTTGCCGCCTGGCTTTCCGCCCTCCGTCCCCCCCTTCCCGGGGCCCGGGAGCTAGCCGAGGCCCAAGGAGGCTAG
- the hisF gene encoding imidazole glycerol phosphate synthase subunit HisF, translated as MSLAKRIIPCLDVHAGRVVKGVNFVNLKDAGDPVEAAEAYNEAGADELVFLDISATHEERAILLEVVAQVAERVFIPLTVGGGVRSLEDARSLLLAGADKVSVNSAAVKRPDLLRELADHFGAQAVVLAIDARWRGEFPEVVIAGGRVPTGLHAVEWAVRGGELGAGEILLTSMDRDGTKEGYDLRLTRLVAEAVNVPVIASGGAGREEHFLEVFQVGAEAALAASVFHFGEIPIPRLKAFLAQQGLPVRLD; from the coding sequence ATGAGCCTGGCCAAGCGCATCATCCCCTGCCTGGATGTCCACGCAGGCCGCGTGGTCAAGGGGGTAAACTTCGTGAACCTGAAGGATGCCGGCGACCCGGTGGAGGCGGCGGAAGCCTACAACGAGGCCGGGGCCGACGAGCTGGTCTTCCTGGACATCTCCGCCACCCACGAGGAACGGGCCATCCTCCTGGAGGTGGTGGCCCAGGTGGCCGAGCGGGTCTTCATCCCCCTCACCGTGGGCGGGGGGGTGCGCTCCCTGGAGGATGCCCGCAGCCTCCTCCTGGCCGGCGCGGACAAGGTGAGCGTGAACTCGGCGGCGGTGAAGCGGCCCGACCTCCTAAGGGAGCTCGCCGACCACTTCGGGGCCCAGGCGGTGGTCCTGGCCATCGACGCCCGCTGGCGGGGGGAGTTCCCCGAGGTGGTGATCGCCGGGGGCAGGGTGCCCACCGGCCTCCACGCGGTGGAGTGGGCGGTAAGGGGGGGGGAGCTGGGGGCCGGGGAGATCCTCCTCACCAGCATGGACCGGGACGGGACCAAGGAGGGGTACGACCTCAGGCTCACCCGCCTGGTGGCCGAGGCGGTGAACGTCCCGGTGATCGCCAGCGGGGGGGCAGGACGCGAGGAGCATTTCCTAGAAGTTTTCCAAGTTGGTGCGGAAGCGGCCCTGGCCGCCAGCGTCTTCCACTTCGGGGAGATCCCCATCCCCAGGCTCAAGGCCTTCCTGGCCCAACAGGGCCTCCCCGTGCGGCTAGACTAG
- the hisIE gene encoding bifunctional phosphoribosyl-AMP cyclohydrolase/phosphoribosyl-ATP diphosphatase HisIE, with product MDLSGVRFDPEGLVPVVVQDARTGEVLTLAYANREALEETLRTGQSTFYSRSRGRLWRKGETSGNTQEVVEVLLDCDGDAVVYRVVPRGPACHTGERTCFHHPLLPGRPNLGLVLGQVYATIQERLRTLPEGSYVAKLHQGGLDRILKKIGEEAGEVIIAAKNGNPEEVRWEVADLLFHLLLVLAELGLSPEDLAETLWARHQPPRP from the coding sequence ATGGACCTGAGCGGGGTGCGCTTTGACCCAGAAGGCCTGGTGCCGGTGGTGGTCCAGGACGCCAGGACCGGGGAGGTCCTCACCCTGGCCTACGCCAACCGGGAGGCCCTGGAGGAAACCCTAAGGACGGGGCAGAGCACCTTTTATAGCCGGAGCCGGGGCAGGCTTTGGCGCAAGGGGGAAACCTCGGGGAACACCCAGGAGGTGGTGGAGGTCCTCCTGGACTGCGACGGGGATGCGGTGGTCTACCGGGTGGTCCCCCGAGGCCCCGCCTGCCACACGGGGGAGCGCACCTGCTTCCACCACCCCCTCCTCCCCGGTAGGCCGAACCTGGGCTTGGTCCTGGGGCAGGTCTACGCCACCATTCAGGAACGCCTCCGGACCCTCCCCGAGGGGAGTTACGTGGCCAAGCTCCACCAGGGCGGTCTGGACCGCATCCTGAAAAAGATCGGGGAGGAGGCGGGGGAAGTGATCATCGCCGCCAAAAACGGCAACCCGGAGGAGGTGCGCTGGGAGGTGGCCGACCTCCTCTTCCACCTCCTTCTGGTCCTGGCGGAGCTGGGCCTTTCCCCGGAGGATCTGGCGGAAACCCTCTGGGCGCGGCACCAGCCCCCAAGGCCTTGA
- the glpX gene encoding class II fructose-bisphosphatase has product MEIERRLVLEVVRVTERAALAASRYAGKGDKEAVDEAGTEAMRQVLNELPIRGTVVIGEGEMDEAPMLYIGEVLGQGGVEVDIAVDPVEGTTTAAKGLPNAVTVIAISEKGGLFHAPDMYMEKLIVPPPAAGLVDLTWPVSANLKALALALQRAVEDLVVVVLDRPRHERLIREIREAGARVKLISDGDVIAALAAAIRGTGVHAVMGIGGAPEGVLAAAALKCLGGEIQARFAPQNEEERARLRAMGGDENRVYRTEDLAPGREIVFAATGITDGDILQGVRFFGGGARTHSIVMGHATRIVRFIDSIHLFETGARVTIRV; this is encoded by the coding sequence ATGGAAATCGAGCGCCGTCTCGTGCTGGAGGTGGTCCGGGTCACGGAAAGGGCAGCCCTGGCGGCCAGCCGCTACGCCGGCAAGGGGGACAAGGAGGCCGTGGACGAGGCCGGCACCGAGGCCATGCGCCAGGTGCTCAACGAGCTACCCATCCGGGGCACGGTGGTGATCGGCGAGGGGGAGATGGACGAGGCCCCCATGCTCTACATCGGGGAGGTCCTGGGCCAAGGCGGGGTGGAGGTGGACATCGCCGTGGACCCGGTGGAGGGCACCACCACCGCGGCCAAGGGCCTGCCCAACGCCGTAACCGTGATCGCCATCAGCGAGAAGGGGGGGCTTTTCCACGCTCCCGACATGTACATGGAAAAGCTCATCGTCCCTCCCCCCGCCGCGGGCCTGGTGGACCTCACCTGGCCCGTCTCCGCCAACCTCAAGGCCCTGGCCTTGGCCCTGCAGCGGGCGGTGGAGGACCTGGTGGTGGTGGTCCTGGACCGCCCCCGGCACGAGCGGCTCATCCGCGAGATCCGGGAGGCGGGGGCCCGGGTCAAGCTCATCTCCGACGGGGACGTCATCGCCGCCCTGGCCGCCGCCATCCGGGGCACGGGGGTGCACGCGGTCATGGGCATCGGCGGGGCCCCGGAAGGGGTGTTGGCCGCAGCCGCCCTCAAGTGCCTGGGCGGGGAGATCCAGGCCCGCTTCGCCCCGCAAAACGAGGAGGAGCGGGCCCGGCTTAGGGCCATGGGCGGGGATGAGAACCGGGTGTACCGCACCGAGGACCTGGCCCCTGGGCGGGAGATCGTCTTCGCCGCCACCGGCATCACCGACGGGGATATCCTCCAGGGGGTGCGCTTCTTCGGCGGGGGGGCCAGGACCCATTCCATCGTCATGGGCCACGCCACCCGGATTGTGCGCTTTATAGACTCTATCCATCTTTTTGAAACGGGCGCCCGGGTGACCATCCGGGTATAG